The genomic stretch CCATCGCCTCGAGTTGTGGCCACAGGTTGACTGCCGCAGCAACCGTCATGTTCGCCTGGTCTTCTTTGTCAGGTTCATTGAACCCGAGCAGGTACGACGGCTTCAGTTCATCGTTCCAATCGTCATACTTTTGGTGCAGAGTCGAAAGGGCTGGCCATCCCTGGCGGAACTGCATCGGAGCATAGAATTGATCGATTGGAAGTGAATCGAAATTGCCGCGTCCCCAGTTGTATGACCAACTGCTTCCGAACGAACCGACCGTGGCGCTGGCTGTTCCCTTTTTGAAGTAGTCATCGATGAACGCAAGTCGCCACTCTTGGTTGTCAGCCGGATCGGCGGCCTGATCCATCGGTTGTTGTGTCACCGTGTTGGGATAGGCACCGCCGGTGTGCAGGACCATGCCCGACCAGACATTCACAAACTGAAAGAACCCACCATCGGTCGGCTCGAGACGCCAAAGTTGATGCGGCGCGGCGGAGTAGTTTCCTTCGACAATGGCAGCACCTGCATCCAGCGAAGCATTTTCAACTTGCAACGCTTTGCCGGTGTCTTCGCTGCGGATGCGATAGGCATCTAGGGCGTACGAATACAGAACCTGATACTGACGTTCGACATCCGGAGTCCCGTTGATCACCTGGGTCGCACCGGTTTCGTCGGCAATCAACGCGCGACTGTTTTCGCGTGAAACGATTCGATACCAAGCGTCACCGTAGTCGTCGTACTTCGTGGCGGGCGGCGATTCGAATTTGACCGAAGTCCCAATCGGATAGCCGGTACCCGTGGACGTCGTATTCGCCGGCAACACGACCATCTCACGCACCGCACCACTGGCTTGATTGAAATCGATGCGAATTCGGTTTGCCAAAACCGGCGTCGAAAAATTGATGACCAATTCGCCCGATGTGTTTCCGGTGATCGAGTTGCCGGTCATCGTGCCCGACGAAACGGTGCCGCCGGGAATCGCGGTGTAAGAACTTCCAAAGTTGTTCGAGTAAAAAATCGTAAAATCAGTAAGCGTATTGATCGTCGCTCCACCGGTTCCCGATTCGCCCGAATACAGGTGGACCGAACCGACTTCGTGGCTGTTCGGAATACGAAGCGCCAGTCGGTGGACGCCCGACGAGCTATCCGAGATCCAACGCGAGTCATCGGCAACGTAACCGTCGACCGCGTTGACCGCGTAGTTGGTTCCGTCGACGGAAGTTGTCCCCGGCGCAAGTGACGCGCCCAGGTTCAGGTTGACAGCGGTTCCCAGCGGGTAGCCAGCCGGACCGTTTGCCGGCAGCAGCACAAACTCTTTCACTTGCAGTTCGTTCGCGCTGCTGGTGTGAATGCGAAATCGAGAAGCAGTGACCGTGGCCGGAAAAACCAGATTGTGATCCGTCGAGTTATCGCCCACGACGCTGGTGATCGTTTGCCAGGACGAGCCGTTGTGATACTGAACGTCAAACGATGAAACGTCGTTGGTGTCGTCGAGCCCAAGGTAGACGTGTGCCGAACCGACCGGATACGGCGCTTGCAACCGAACTTCGACCCAATGCGGACTGGTGCTGTCTTGAGTTACCAACCGTGAGTCGTTTGAGACAATCCCATCGGTCGCTTCATTGAGGCTGCCAGAGCCAATTGAATCGGCGAACGTCGGTTGGAATTGTGCCAAGTTCACCGTAAGAAGGCGTCTGGACTCAAGCTGCTCGACCAATAGACGCCTACGTCCGAGGTTCTTTGAGTGTGGCTTTCTCCGCATTGACATACTGACAATCTTGGTTCGTAGGGACAGTCGCTTGAGACGAGTTGATTCGGCATTTTCATGCCTTGTGCT from Rubripirellula tenax encodes the following:
- a CDS encoding glycosyl hydrolase, with the protein product MNLAQFQPTFADSIGSGSLNEATDGIVSNDSRLVTQDSTSPHWVEVRLQAPYPVGSAHVYLGLDDTNDVSSFDVQYHNGSSWQTITSVVGDNSTDHNLVFPATVTASRFRIHTSSANELQVKEFVLLPANGPAGYPLGTAVNLNLGASLAPGTTSVDGTNYAVNAVDGYVADDSRWISDSSSGVHRLALRIPNSHEVGSVHLYSGESGTGGATINTLTDFTIFYSNNFGSSYTAIPGGTVSSGTMTGNSITGNTSGELVINFSTPVLANRIRIDFNQASGAVREMVVLPANTTSTGTGYPIGTSVKFESPPATKYDDYGDAWYRIVSRENSRALIADETGATQVINGTPDVERQYQVLYSYALDAYRIRSEDTGKALQVENASLDAGAAIVEGNYSAAPHQLWRLEPTDGGFFQFVNVWSGMVLHTGGAYPNTVTQQPMDQAADPADNQEWRLAFIDDYFKKGTASATVGSFGSSWSYNWGRGNFDSLPIDQFYAPMQFRQGWPALSTLHQKYDDWNDELKPSYLLGFNEPDKEDQANMTVAAAVNLWPQLEAMDIPLVSPANAHGAAGQAWLEDFSDQTDALGYRTDYSGTHWYSSPNVNNVFNWIDSTQTKSNGRDVWLTEFAVVDWSGGSGNWSEETNYNFILEFMYRAESKANLDKYSLFLWTGAEPTTPWEKSNPRSDFFISNSGKALTPFGKAYAGWDGETEVANETLYVIHNRAASHRLQNDGGTAVEQASIRTEDDTVQWLVQDAGNDEVYLTSAVDGRRAKLEAGNIVMSEPGATGWGVRWKIQQDQFGWQNIVHVGSGNYLRLNRVNNASGAPTSMTLDVVTPATAASLGSTDWWFVKPYVEAIHSDFGDAPDGYPVTLAEDGARHTSGGPQLGPLADSEADGTHSADSSFDDTNDSDDEDGVVLPNAIYVSSSTAATASVDVELANADPTSNRLDAWIDFNRDGDWLDAGEQIFTNFNLGTTDGIQTLSFTVPQDTGTNVELGDTYARFRLSTAGNLSVTGATFDGEVEDYRVTIAAAAVPATVVNRGLAYRGASAIYGEGMVDPNKSALHGPGAAASMANYTNYSQGINR